The Thermosynechococcus sp. CL-1 genomic interval CGGGCAAAATTGGGGGACAAAGTGGATGCGGTGCGCGATCGCATTGAATACCGAGGGCAGCGCCTGAACCCCCCCCACCCGCCCCGACGGGTCTATTTGCTCCTCCATAAGCCCAAGGGGGTTCTCTGTACCTGTCACGATCCCCAAGGGCGCCCCACCGTTCTTGATCTCTTGCCGCCTAGGTATCAGTGTGTGGCCGGTCTGCATCCTGTGGGGCGTTTAGATGCCGATTCCAGTGGGGCGCTGCTGCTTACCAATGATGGGGCTTTCACCTACTATCTCAGCCATCCCCGCCATCACATCCCCAAAACCTACCGCGTTTGGGTGCAGGGACAGCCGCCAGAAAGGGTGTTACAAAGATGGCGACAGGGTATTCCCTTGGACGGGGTGATGACGCTACCCGCAGCCGTTAAGCTCCTGCGCACCGAGGGCGATCGCTCCCTCTTGGAAATCATCCTGCACGAAGGTCGCAACCGCCAGATTCGCCGTGTGGCCGATCAGCTTGGCTATCCTGTTGTTGCCTTGCAACGGATCGCGATCGGCCCGGTTCACCTCGGCAATCTTCGCCCCAGAGCCGTTCGTCCCCTCAGCCACCGTGAATTGGCCGCCCTTGCTTATCCAGCCAACCGTGAAGGCCCAGCCTGAGAGCCAGTCATTTTGGGTGGAATATGCTGCACCGGATGATCGGGATGGGTGGCTTCCCATTCCGCAAGAAATTCCTGTGTGTCTTTGACGGGCGGTAAGGGCAAGGAGCCACCGGGACCTGCCAAGGGACGCAAACCATTCAACTCGGCTAAAATGGCAGTGCCGTTGTTAATAACCACCGCCAAAATCGGGTCAAGGGCAAAGAAGACCCCCGACAGCAGCGCACCAATATTAGGAATGGCCACGATCGCTGTATTTTGCCAGACAATTTCCATCGCCTGCTTGGCAATGCGAATGGCAAGGGTCAATCCCCGCAAGTCATCCTCCATGAGCACCACATCGGCGGTTTCACGGGCGATATCGGTTGCGCCGGCAAAGGAAATAGAGACATCGGCATAGGCAAGAGCGGCAGAGTCATTGATACCATCGCCACAGAAAGCCACGACTTTACCGCTGTCATGGAGGGCACGCACCACCTCCACTTTCTTTTCCGGGAAGGCTTCGGCGTAGATATGCTCAGGAGCAATTCCTAGATCCTTAGCAACCGCCCGGGCAACGCGGCCAATGTCACCCGTCAGCATATGGGGAGTAATGCCTGCCCCCTTGAGTTCACGGATGACTTCAGGACTTTCATTGCGGATTGGGTCACTGTAGAGAATCACCCCAATCAAGCGACCATCCCCGGCCACATAGACAATTGACGCCCGCCCAGAATCGAGATCGGGGAAACGTTCATTGAGATCAATTAGGCAAATGTTTTCCTGCTCCATCATGCGGCGGCTGCCCACCCGCAGATCCACACCCCGCACTTTTGTGGCCACACCGAGGCCAACGCGGTATTCCCAGTCTTCACAGTCAAAGAGGGGCTGATGGGTTTCGCGGGCATGGCGGACAATGGCTTCAGCCACAGGGTGGGTGAGTCCCTGCTCAGCACTGGCGGCCATACTGAGGATGTCATCGGCGCTGAAGCGCGGATCCATGACTTTAATCTCGGTAACCCCTGCATGGCCTTGGGTCAGGGTGCCAGTTTTATCAAAGACAATGGTGTCAATCTGAGCCAGTTTTTCGATCGCCCGACCACTGCGGATGAGGACGCCATGTTGAGCGGCATAGGTGAGCGCCGACAAAATCGTGGTAGGCACCGAGACCCGAATCCCTGTACCGAGGTCAAGGGTCAGCAGGGCGATCGCCCGATTGAGATCCCCTGAGAGTAAGCCAACACCTGTGCCAATGGCCAAGGTTGGAATGACGGCTTGGTTAGCCACCATGGCAGCATAGTTTTCAATGCGCGTGTCATGTACCGGTGCCGACTGCATTAAGCCGACAATCACCCCTGCCCGGGTATTGTTACCCACCCGCTCCGCTAAAATGACCAATTGGCCATCCACCAGTAGGGTCGAAGCAAAAACCTCCATCCCCTCCGTGCGCGTTACCGGTACAGACTCGCCCGTGAGTTTGCACTGATCAATCAGGCCTGTGCCCCGCAAAATAATGCCATCAACGGGAATTTGATCCCCCGGATAGACGACCACGCGATCGCCCTCCACGAGATCTTTAACTTCCACCTCCACCTCAACGCCATCCCGTTCCACAAAGGCGGTTTTGCCTAGACAGTCGAGCAAATCAAGGTTCGCCCGCTCCGATCCCCGTGCCGTGAGGTCGCGGATCACTTCCCCCCCCTCAATCAGACCCAGCATAAAGGAGGGGGCAAAATAGTGCCCTTGCATGGTGTGGAGGGAAATTGCCAAGCCATCGAGGAAGTCAATCGTTAACTGTTTTTCCTCTTGAATCGCTTCCCATGCTCGCTGAAACACCGGCATTGCCCCGGCAATCACCACACTGGCAATCACATAGCCGGGAATCGGTACCCCCATCAGGGAGGCCACACTCAACCCCAAACCCAGAGCCGGTAAGCCCAAGCGTTCCCAATAGTTAATTTCGTGAGCTTCCGCCGCAGGGGTGGCCTTCTCAGTACTTAGGGCGGGAAGATCTGGATTGGCCGCCACTTGAATCGACTCAAAAATTTGCCCTTGAATCGTTGCTAGGGCTTCCCCAAAGAGCTTGGGATTATATTCCACCACAAGGGAGCGGGCAGGGGGGTTAATGCGTGCCGTTGTCACTGCGGGTAAACTGCCCACAATGTAGAGCAGCCGTGCCCCATATTCAGCATCAAAGCCCAGCCGAGGAATGCGAATCCGAAAGCGACCCCTAATCCAATGCACAACTTGATAGTGAACGGTCTCTGTGGTGATAGGGCGGGTGAGTACTTCAGACTGCGGGGAACGACTTCGGGCAATAGTGGTCATGATGGATTCCTACGAATGGTCGGGCAAGTGAAGCTGGCTAAAAGTCTTGGTAATCTTTTCCCCCAATTGTGGATGATGTACACCAAAGTTGAGTCAAATTAAACCAGTCTCAGACAAGAAAGGCAATGCAATACAGGACACTTTATAGCTTAGGTCATCCTTAAGCCATTTCAGTTTTATCGGGCATCTATCGTACAATCTAGCTGCATATTGAGGAACAAGCAGATGATGGATACGGCGATCGCAACGATTCGTGCCCGCGAAATTCTCGACTCGCGGGGGCGCCCCACGGTAGAAGCAGAAGTTGAACTGGATTGTGGCATTGTTGGACTGGCGCAGGTTCCTAGTGGTGCCTCAACGGGGAGTTTTGAAGCCCATGAACTGCGGGACGGCGATCCCAAGCGCTACGGTGGCAAAGGTGTCCTCACAGCGGTGGAAAACATTGAAACCACCATTCTCAGTGCCCTTGTGGATCTCAACGCCCTTGATCAGACGGTGATTGACCAGTGCCTCTTGGAACTGGATGGCAGTGAGAACAAATCCAACCTCGGTGCCAATGCCATTCTTGCCGTTTCCCTTGCCACGGCTAAAGCAGCCGCAGAATATCTCGGTCAACCCCTCTACCGCTATTTGGGGGGGCCGCTGGCCAATGTCCTCCCCGTGCCGATGATGAATGTGATCAACGGGGGTGCCCATGCCGCCAACAACATTGACTTTCAGGAATTCATGATCATGCCCATTGGTGCCCCTAGTTTTCGGGAGGGGCTGCGCTGGGGGGCAGAGGTTTTTGCCGCTCTGAGTAAGGTGCTGGCGGATAAGGGTTTGCTGACCGGGGTGGGGGATGAAGGGGGCTTTGCGCCTAACCTCGACTCCAACCAAGCAGCCTTGGATATTTTACTTCAGGCGATTGAAACCGCAGGTTACACCCCCGGCACTGACGTTGCCCTTGCCCTCGATGTGGCGGCCAATGAATTTTATGAAGACGGCAAATATGTGTTTGATAATGCCAGCTGCACCGGCTCTGAGTTAATTCGCTACTATGAAGACCTAGTGAGCAACTATCCCATTGTCTCGATTGAGGACGGCTTGCAGGAGGAGGACTGGGATCACTGGGCACTCTTGACCGAAACCCTTGGCAGTCGTATTCAACTCGTGGGGGATGACTTGTTTGTCACCAATCCCAAGCGCTTGCAACGGGGGATTGACAATGGCGTGGCCAATGCCATCTTGATTAAGCTCAATCAGATTGGCTCGCTAACCGAAACCCTGCAAACCATTGATCTGGCAACCCGCAAGGGCTACCGCTCAGTGATTAGCCACCGCTCTGGCGAAACCGAAGATACCACGATTGCGGATTTGGCTGTAGCTACCCGTGCGGGTCAAATTAAAACCGGTTCCCTCTGCCGCAGTGAACGGGTTGCCAAGTACAATCGCCTGTTGCGCATTGAAGCAGAACTAGGGGATCAAGCAGTCTATGCGCCCACGGTGGGCTTGGGGCCGCGCTAGGTGATTCGTGCCCGCAAACGGTTTGGCCAGCATTGGCTGCGCAGCGAATCGGTTTTAGCTCAGATCATTGCAGCGGCTGAACTGCACGCGGGCGATCGCATCCTAGAAATTGGTCCCGGTCGGGGTGCCCTCACTCGCCCTCTTCTAGCCAGTGGTGCTGAGGTGGTGGCCGTTGAACTGGATCGGGATCTCTGTGGCCAATTGCAACGGCAGTTTGGCAGTGAGCGGTTCCAGTTGATTGCGGGGGATATTCTGCGGCTGGACTTAGCGCCCTTGGGGTGCAACAAAGTGGTGGCCAATATCCCCTACAACATCACAGGGCCGTTACTGGGGCATCTGCTTGGCAGTATTGCGCGACCGCGTCGCCCGCCCTTTGAGCGGTTGATTCTGCTAGTGCAAAAAGAAATTGGCGATCGCCTGATGGCAACGCCTAGTAGCAAGGCCTACGGTGCCCTCTCCGTACGGGTGCAATTTCTGGCCACCTGTGAGAAGGTATGTGCAGTGCCCCCCCGCGCCTTTCAGCCGCCGCCTAAGGTGGATTCTGTGGTGATCTGTCTGCGACCCCACGCGACACTGCCAAGGGTGCGATCGCCCCAATGGTTAGAAACGCTGCTGAAACAGGGGTTTGCCACTCGCCGTAAGATGCTGGCCAATGCCCTCAAGTCCCTTGTTGAACCCGATCAAGTGCGCCAAGCGCTGCTTCAGTTGGGGCGAGATGTCAATAGCCGCGCCGAAGCCCTCAGCCTCGAGGATTGGCTAGCCCTCAGTGAACTGCTACAGCAGTCCCACCAAGATCAACAAAATCCCCAACCCACCACAGGCGGCAGCACCAATGGTTGAATAGAGCACGGCATTGCTGGTGTCTTGACTCAGGCTGTCTTCTGATTTCAGGGAGACAAAGAACTTTTGTCCCTTGACGGTGGGACGTTCAATGCGTAGCGTGCCCGTTTGATCACTGGCGGTGCCCACGACCAACACCTGCCGATCCACTGGCGTGATCCATTCCTGATAGCGATAACCAATGGTATTGCCACTGCCAAAGGTGAGGCTGCCCACGTTTACCTGAAAGCTGCCAAAGCCAAGGCGGGCAGTGTTATTGGCGGGTCGAAATTCATCGATGACTTGGATCGTTTCCATGTCAGCCCCGCGGGGATCCACTTCAATCTCGCCGTAGCGATCGCGCACGCGGAAAGGAATGGTTTGGCTATTGCTGCTAATCGTGTCGGAGCGGCGTTCAGTGCGCCAGCGGGTGCGGCCTTCACTATCGGTTTCGCGCACCTGTTCTTCATACTCGCGGCTGACACACATGCGGTAATGGACGCAGGGCACCTGCTTTAACTCCGAGATCAGGGGCTGATCGACAACAATCTGACCAGAAACCTTCACATATTCCCGTAGGTTGCCACCGCCAATTTCCTGTGCCACCTGCTGTTGGAGCTGATGGAGATCCGCCGTGGTGGATGGCGTGGCTAGCTTAAGACTACGGAGCTTCAGGCGATAGTGGCGCTGTACAAAAAAGAGGGCAATCGCCGCAATTAGCAAAAGGCCACCAAAAATGCTCATCGGAGACTCCGCAACAGTAGCGCCGCCAATCCCTAGTTTAGCGATGGGTAGCCCACATGTTATGGGGCGATCGCCCGCCCTTCGGGGTCTTCAAGGACAAAGCCAGCATCGGCAATCATTTGCCAGTCTTGGTGGGGAGCTTGGCCGCGGGTCGTTAGATAATCCCCCACAAATATAGAGTTAGCGGCATAGAGGCCAAGGGGTTGCAGCGATCGCAGATGCACTTCGCGGCCACCAGCAATGCGGATCTCTTGGCGCGGCAAAAGCAGACGAAAGAGCACGAGAATGCGTAAACAGTGGCGCGGATTGAGGTTGTGCTGTTGGCCAAGGGGTGTCCCCGGAATGGGAATCAGAAAATTCACTGGTACACTGGTCACCTGACGCTGCCGCAGGGAAAGGGCAAGATCAATGACATCGTCATCGGATTCCCCCATACCCAAAATGCCGCCAGAGCAAGTTGTAATTCCAGCGGCTTGGATATTGGCCAAGGTCTGGTCGCGATCGCTAAAGGTGTGAGTGGTGCAAATTTCGCCGTGGAAGTTTTCCGAGGTATTTAGGTTGTGATTGACGCGATCGACGCCTGCTGCTGCCAGCCGGGCTGTTTGCTCAGCGGTGAGTAAGCCCAAGCAGGCACAGATTTTCAGGGGATAGCGCTCCTTAACTGCCCGAATAGCAGCAAGTACCTGCTCAAAGACCTTCTCATTGGGTGATCGCCCGGAAATGACCATGCAAAAGGTACCAGCCTTGAGTTGGGCAGCGCGATCGGCCGCAGCAAGAATTTTTTCCTGCGAGAGCAGGGGATACTTTTCAATCTCAGCCGTGGAGATTTTTGATTGTGAGCAGTAGTGGCAATCCTCTGGACAGAGACCACTTTGGGCATTGAGCAGATAGTGCAGCCGTACCCGATTCCCCCAGTAGTGGTAGCGCACCCGATAGGCCGCCGCCAGTTGATTCAGGAGTTCAGTATCCGCGGCTTGTAACACCGCCCGCGCTTGATCGCGGCTGAGGCATTCATCGGCAAGGGCTAAATCGGCAAGGTGCTGCCAATCGGTCGTCAATACTGTGTTCATGGTTTTTTCTTAGCTACGGAGGGTCACGGCGTATTTTTCCACAAGGCTGTCGCGAATGCGCTGATGTAGTTCATTCACCTCGGCCTCGGTGAGGGTGCGATCGCTGGCGCGGTAGGTGAGGCGAAAGGCCAAACTGCGCTGCCCTTCGGGGACACCAGTGCCACTGTACTCATCAAAGACTTCGACACTCTCAAGGAGGGAGTCGCGCCCGCCTGCAGCTTTCCAAATGGTGCGGCTGAGTTCTGCCACAGTGAGATCCGCCGGCGCAAAAAAGGCGAGGTCGCGATCGCTGGCGGGATAAGTTGAAAAGGGCTGAAAAATAATCTGGCGATAGCGTTCCTCAAGGCGGCTCAGGAGTACCTCCAGATCCAGTTCAAAGACATACACCGCCGCCGGCAGGTCGAGGGTCGCCGCATACTGCGGGTGTAACTGGCCAAAAATACCGAGCCGTTCTCCATTCAAACACAGGGCCGCCGTCCGCCCCGGGTGCAAGCGTTCTTCTTGGCGATCGCTCTGATATTCTACATGCAAACCAAACCGCTGAAAGACACTCTCGAGAATCCCCTTGGCTTCATACCATGTGAGGGGTTGGGCTTGCTGTGAGCGGCGTACCCATTTCCCCTGCCACGGATCGCCACCGATGATGCCCCCAAGGCGATCGCTTTCCCAAAGACCCTCTTCATCTTGACCAAAAACACGGCCAATTTCAAAACCATTGAGGGGCGGATTCCCCTGTTCTTGGTTGTAGCGGAAGGCCTGTACTAGACCCGTAATTAGATCCGTACGCAGCGACGAAAACTCCGCCACTAGCGGATTCACAACGGTGACTTGGTTGGGCTGACCACCTTTTACCCAAGAATAGTGCATCAATTCCGTCAGACCCGCCCCGCGAAAGGCCGCCCGTAGCTCCCGCAGTAGGGTGAGTTCCAGCGGTAGTGCTCCCAATTCCGATTGAGCGGGCAAGGTTTCCTCAAAGCGGTCGTAACCGTAGAGCCGCGCAATCTCCTCAATGAGATCCACCTCTCGCTCAATATCCCGGAAGCGGTAAGGGGGCACCGTCACCGACCACACCACTAACTCGTCCTCAAAGGTTTCTTGACGGCTGAGGTGAAAGCCAAGGCGGCTGAGTAGCTCTTCAACGGTCTCTGCGCCCAAATAGGCGAGTTCATCGCTCTCCGCTTCATCAGCAACCACGGCCCCCAAGAGCCGGTGCACTTGTTCCAGCCGCAGGGTGAGGGTACGTTCGAGGGGCGGACGCTGATCCGCTAGTGTAGTGTAGGTCACTGTCCCTTGAGCCACCTCAGTCAATAGGGCGATCGCTTCAGCGGTGGCCGCCTCTAGTTCTGCGGGGTTCACCCCCCGTTCATAGCGAGCCGAAGCTTCCGTGCGTAATCCTTGGGCGCGAGCCGATCGCCGAATCACCGGACTAGCAAAGAGTGCCGCCTCAAGGAAGACATTCTGCGTACCCTCGTAAACTTCAGTCTCTTCGCCCCCCATTACTCCGGCAAGGGCAACGGGCACATCCCCGGCGGTAATCAGGAGATTGTCGGCACTCAGCACCCGCTGCTCACCATCGAGGGTTTTCAGGGTTTCCCCGGCCTTGGCAAAACGCACGCCAACACTCACTGGGGTTTGGGCAGCAACCCCTTGCAACCGATCCCAATCAAAGGCATGGAGGGGCTGACCCCACTTCAGCAGGATGTAGTTGGTGATATCCACCACATTATTGATGGCACGCAAACCGGCAGCCTCTAACCGTTGCTGGAGCCAAGGGGGCGAAGGGGCAATCTGAACATTGGTGATCAGTGTGCCACAGTAGGCAGGACAGGCTTGGGGATCAGCGATTGCAAGCTGTACAGGAGCCTTAGCACGGGACTTTTTGGGGGCGATCGCCTTTGGGGCGGGTAGCGTCAGGGGAGCACCAGTAAGTGCGGCCACTTCACGGGCAATGCCCACCATACTCAGGGCATCGGCACGGTTGGCAGTTGAGGTCAGGTGCAAAATCACATCATCCAAGCCGAGGAGAGGACGTACATCTTCCCCGACGGTTACTGCATCAGCGAATGGGTGAATGCCCTCAGACTCTTTGGTTAGCCCCAACTCAGCAAGGGAGCAAATCATCCCCTCAGATTTCACGCCCCGCAGTTTTGCCGGTCGAATTTTCAGATCAATTTTGGCCAGATATGCCCCCGGTAGTGCCACAGGTACATACAAGCCTGCAGCGGCATTGGGTGCCCCACAGACAATCGTGCGGGGTTCCCCTTGACCCACATCCACTTGGCAAACCCGTAATTTTTGGGCATTGGGATGGGGTTCACAGGCCAAAATATGACCCACCACAACCCCTTGCGCCCATGTGCGCCGATCTTCAATTTCTTCGACTTCAAACCCCGCCATCGTCAGGCGATCGGCCAAAGTCGTCACATCGAGATCAACAGCCACCAATTCCTGTAGCCAGCGAAGGGAAACCCGCATGGAACCCTCAAAAAAACGTCATACTTTGCCATTTTTCAGCCTACTCTCCTGTGATGGCATTACACAAGTGTAAGTCGGTATGAAGCTAGGATTTCAAGAACGATCGCCGATGCCAAGGGGTCAGGCCATACTGCTCAAGGGCTTGACGGTGTTGGGGGGTGCCGTAGCCCACATTGCGTTCCCAGCCATACTGGGGATAACACCGAGCTAAGCGTGCCATGAAGCGATCGCGCCGTACCTTGGCAATAATTGAGGCACAGGCAATACTATAGCTGTGGCGATCGCCCCCGATAATGGCCGTTACCTTTTCAAAGGGTGCTGTTTTTGTTAATTTGCCGTCAATCAGGGCATGATCCCAAGGGGCAACCCGCGCTAGGGCACGCGCCATGGCTCGATAGGTGGCTTGCAGGATATTCACCTGATCAATTTCCGCCACACTGGCACTACCAATGCCAATGGCGATCGCGTGGTTATAAATCTGCCCAAAGAGGCGCGATCGCTGGCGGGCACTCAACTGTTTGGAGTCGCGCACCTCTGGAAGAGGCACACAGTCTACCGGTAAAATTACGGCTGCTGCCACCACTGGCCCTGCCAAACAACCCCGACCCACTTCATCCACACCGACAACGCGACAATAGCCCTGTTGCCAGTAGGCCTGCTCATAGATGAGGCTGGGCGGTTCCATGCTTAATGGCCAATCCCCACATAGCGAAAGCCCAGTGACTCTAGCCCCTTGCGATCCAAGAAGTTGCGGCCATCAATGATCACGGGTTGGTGCATCACCTTGGCCAGTTCCCCATAATCCACCTCTTGGAACTGTGGCCAGTCGGTCACCAGCACCAAAGCATCACAGCCATCGGCGAGGTGTAGCAAATCCGTTTCCACAATCACATGGGAGAGACCCGATCGCAGACCCGACTGGGACACGAGGGGGTCATAGGCCTTGACCTTGGCACCCAAGCGATACAGTTCCTCGATCAAATTCAGGGCAGGGGCATCCCGCAGATCATCGGTGTTGGGCTTAAACGTTAACCCCAAAAGGCCAATCGTTTTACCCTTGAGGATTTTCAGTACCTGTTGCAGTTTTTCAATGACAATAAAGCGTTGCCGCTGGTTGACTTGAACGGCTGCTTTGAGCAACTGGGCATCGTAGCCGTAGTCTTCCGCCGTGTGGATGAGCGCCGAAACATCCTTGGGAAAACAGGAACCCCCCCAGCCCAAGCCCGCTTGCAGAAATTTCTCGCCAATGCGGGAATCCAGGCCAATCCCCTTGGCCACTTGAACCACATCCGCCCCCACGCGATCGCAAATATTGGCAATTTCGTTGATAAAGCTGATTTTAGTGGCTAAAAAGGCATTGGCAGCGTACTTAATCATTTCCGCCGAACTGAGATCCGTCACCAACACCGGCACGGGGGGCAAGGTGGGATCAGCCGCATACTTACGTTCAATGATCGGCGCATAGAGTTCCTGCATGATTTGAATCGCTTTGCGGCTACTGCTGCCCAAGACAATGCGATCGGGATTAAACGTGTCATAGACCGCTGAGCCTTCCCGCAGAAATTCAGGGTTGCTGACCACATCAAAATCCAACGGCGGATGGGTCGCCCCGCCTTTAATGGCATCGGCTAAATCGGGGTCTCGCTCAACCACACCATCGAGAATAATCATCCGCACCCAGTCCCCTGAGCCAATCGGCACCGTGGATTTGTTGACAATGACTTTGTACCCCAGATGCAAATGGGCACCAATACCGCGGGCAACGGCTTCTACATAGCGGGTATCGGTTTCACCATTGGGTAAGGCGGGTGTACCAACGGCGATAAAGAGCACTTCACCAAACTCCACCCCAGCGCCAAGATCACTACTGAAGCGAATGTGGCCACTG includes:
- the eno gene encoding phosphopyruvate hydratase, with protein sequence MMDTAIATIRAREILDSRGRPTVEAEVELDCGIVGLAQVPSGASTGSFEAHELRDGDPKRYGGKGVLTAVENIETTILSALVDLNALDQTVIDQCLLELDGSENKSNLGANAILAVSLATAKAAAEYLGQPLYRYLGGPLANVLPVPMMNVINGGAHAANNIDFQEFMIMPIGAPSFREGLRWGAEVFAALSKVLADKGLLTGVGDEGGFAPNLDSNQAALDILLQAIETAGYTPGTDVALALDVAANEFYEDGKYVFDNASCTGSELIRYYEDLVSNYPIVSIEDGLQEEDWDHWALLTETLGSRIQLVGDDLFVTNPKRLQRGIDNGVANAILIKLNQIGSLTETLQTIDLATRKGYRSVISHRSGETEDTTIADLAVATRAGQIKTGSLCRSERVAKYNRLLRIEAELGDQAVYAPTVGLGPR
- the rsmA gene encoding 16S rRNA (adenine(1518)-N(6)/adenine(1519)-N(6))-dimethyltransferase RsmA, producing MRARKRFGQHWLRSESVLAQIIAAAELHAGDRILEIGPGRGALTRPLLASGAEVVAVELDRDLCGQLQRQFGSERFQLIAGDILRLDLAPLGCNKVVANIPYNITGPLLGHLLGSIARPRRPPFERLILLVQKEIGDRLMATPSSKAYGALSVRVQFLATCEKVCAVPPRAFQPPPKVDSVVICLRPHATLPRVRSPQWLETLLKQGFATRRKMLANALKSLVEPDQVRQALLQLGRDVNSRAEALSLEDWLALSELLQQSHQDQQNPQPTTGGSTNG
- the pheT gene encoding phenylalanine--tRNA ligase subunit beta, whose amino-acid sequence is MRVSLRWLQELVAVDLDVTTLADRLTMAGFEVEEIEDRRTWAQGVVVGHILACEPHPNAQKLRVCQVDVGQGEPRTIVCGAPNAAAGLYVPVALPGAYLAKIDLKIRPAKLRGVKSEGMICSLAELGLTKESEGIHPFADAVTVGEDVRPLLGLDDVILHLTSTANRADALSMVGIAREVAALTGAPLTLPAPKAIAPKKSRAKAPVQLAIADPQACPAYCGTLITNVQIAPSPPWLQQRLEAAGLRAINNVVDITNYILLKWGQPLHAFDWDRLQGVAAQTPVSVGVRFAKAGETLKTLDGEQRVLSADNLLITAGDVPVALAGVMGGEETEVYEGTQNVFLEAALFASPVIRRSARAQGLRTEASARYERGVNPAELEAATAEAIALLTEVAQGTVTYTTLADQRPPLERTLTLRLEQVHRLLGAVVADEAESDELAYLGAETVEELLSRLGFHLSRQETFEDELVVWSVTVPPYRFRDIEREVDLIEEIARLYGYDRFEETLPAQSELGALPLELTLLRELRAAFRGAGLTELMHYSWVKGGQPNQVTVVNPLVAEFSSLRTDLITGLVQAFRYNQEQGNPPLNGFEIGRVFGQDEEGLWESDRLGGIIGGDPWQGKWVRRSQQAQPLTWYEAKGILESVFQRFGLHVEYQSDRQEERLHPGRTAALCLNGERLGIFGQLHPQYAATLDLPAAVYVFELDLEVLLSRLEERYRQIIFQPFSTYPASDRDLAFFAPADLTVAELSRTIWKAAGGRDSLLESVEVFDEYSGTGVPEGQRSLAFRLTYRASDRTLTEAEVNELHQRIRDSLVEKYAVTLRS
- a CDS encoding E3 ubiquitin ligase family protein, which gives rise to MSIFGGLLLIAAIALFFVQRHYRLKLRSLKLATPSTTADLHQLQQQVAQEIGGGNLREYVKVSGQIVVDQPLISELKQVPCVHYRMCVSREYEEQVRETDSEGRTRWRTERRSDTISSNSQTIPFRVRDRYGEIEVDPRGADMETIQVIDEFRPANNTARLGFGSFQVNVGSLTFGSGNTIGYRYQEWITPVDRQVLVVGTASDQTGTLRIERPTVKGQKFFVSLKSEDSLSQDTSNAVLYSTIGAAACGGLGILLILVGLL
- a CDS encoding heavy metal translocating P-type ATPase, encoding MTTIARSRSPQSEVLTRPITTETVHYQVVHWIRGRFRIRIPRLGFDAEYGARLLYIVGSLPAVTTARINPPARSLVVEYNPKLFGEALATIQGQIFESIQVAANPDLPALSTEKATPAAEAHEINYWERLGLPALGLGLSVASLMGVPIPGYVIASVVIAGAMPVFQRAWEAIQEEKQLTIDFLDGLAISLHTMQGHYFAPSFMLGLIEGGEVIRDLTARGSERANLDLLDCLGKTAFVERDGVEVEVEVKDLVEGDRVVVYPGDQIPVDGIILRGTGLIDQCKLTGESVPVTRTEGMEVFASTLLVDGQLVILAERVGNNTRAGVIVGLMQSAPVHDTRIENYAAMVANQAVIPTLAIGTGVGLLSGDLNRAIALLTLDLGTGIRVSVPTTILSALTYAAQHGVLIRSGRAIEKLAQIDTIVFDKTGTLTQGHAGVTEIKVMDPRFSADDILSMAASAEQGLTHPVAEAIVRHARETHQPLFDCEDWEYRVGLGVATKVRGVDLRVGSRRMMEQENICLIDLNERFPDLDSGRASIVYVAGDGRLIGVILYSDPIRNESPEVIRELKGAGITPHMLTGDIGRVARAVAKDLGIAPEHIYAEAFPEKKVEVVRALHDSGKVVAFCGDGINDSAALAYADVSISFAGATDIARETADVVLMEDDLRGLTLAIRIAKQAMEIVWQNTAIVAIPNIGALLSGVFFALDPILAVVINNGTAILAELNGLRPLAGPGGSLPLPPVKDTQEFLAEWEATHPDHPVQHIPPKMTGSQAGPSRLAG
- a CDS encoding ribonuclease HII, with amino-acid sequence MEPPSLIYEQAYWQQGYCRVVGVDEVGRGCLAGPVVAAAVILPVDCVPLPEVRDSKQLSARQRSRLFGQIYNHAIAIGIGSASVAEIDQVNILQATYRAMARALARVAPWDHALIDGKLTKTAPFEKVTAIIGGDRHSYSIACASIIAKVRRDRFMARLARCYPQYGWERNVGYGTPQHRQALEQYGLTPWHRRSFLKS
- a CDS encoding pseudouridine synthase, producing the protein MTTERLQKVLAHWGVASRRHAEMLIRSGQVFVNGQRAKLGDKVDAVRDRIEYRGQRLNPPHPPRRVYLLLHKPKGVLCTCHDPQGRPTVLDLLPPRYQCVAGLHPVGRLDADSSGALLLTNDGAFTYYLSHPRHHIPKTYRVWVQGQPPERVLQRWRQGIPLDGVMTLPAAVKLLRTEGDRSLLEIILHEGRNRQIRRVADQLGYPVVALQRIAIGPVHLGNLRPRAVRPLSHRELAALAYPANREGPA
- the bioB gene encoding biotin synthase BioB, encoding MNTVLTTDWQHLADLALADECLSRDQARAVLQAADTELLNQLAAAYRVRYHYWGNRVRLHYLLNAQSGLCPEDCHYCSQSKISTAEIEKYPLLSQEKILAAADRAAQLKAGTFCMVISGRSPNEKVFEQVLAAIRAVKERYPLKICACLGLLTAEQTARLAAAGVDRVNHNLNTSENFHGEICTTHTFSDRDQTLANIQAAGITTCSGGILGMGESDDDVIDLALSLRQRQVTSVPVNFLIPIPGTPLGQQHNLNPRHCLRILVLFRLLLPRQEIRIAGGREVHLRSLQPLGLYAANSIFVGDYLTTRGQAPHQDWQMIADAGFVLEDPEGRAIAP
- a CDS encoding UDP-glucose/GDP-mannose dehydrogenase family protein; this encodes MRVCVIGTGYVGLVTGVCLAHIGHEVICIDNNIDKVKLLQQGESPIYEPGLTELLRGCIASGHIRFSSDLGAGVEFGEVLFIAVGTPALPNGETDTRYVEAVARGIGAHLHLGYKVIVNKSTVPIGSGDWVRMIILDGVVERDPDLADAIKGGATHPPLDFDVVSNPEFLREGSAVYDTFNPDRIVLGSSSRKAIQIMQELYAPIIERKYAADPTLPPVPVLVTDLSSAEMIKYAANAFLATKISFINEIANICDRVGADVVQVAKGIGLDSRIGEKFLQAGLGWGGSCFPKDVSALIHTAEDYGYDAQLLKAAVQVNQRQRFIVIEKLQQVLKILKGKTIGLLGLTFKPNTDDLRDAPALNLIEELYRLGAKVKAYDPLVSQSGLRSGLSHVIVETDLLHLADGCDALVLVTDWPQFQEVDYGELAKVMHQPVIIDGRNFLDRKGLESLGFRYVGIGH